The Dioscorea cayenensis subsp. rotundata cultivar TDr96_F1 chromosome 8, TDr96_F1_v2_PseudoChromosome.rev07_lg8_w22 25.fasta, whole genome shotgun sequence genome segment TTTCAACTTCACTGCCTCGCCGTACTTTATCTGGGACAAATTCCCCACTTTCCAGGTCCTCTTTCCTCCATTTGTCTGGCAGAAACTCGCCTTTCCTCGATTTGTCCGGGACAAACTCCCCCTTCTCCAATTCTCCTTTTCGACATTTTTCAGGCACAAACTCTCCCTTCTCCAACTCACCTTTTCGCCACTTCTCAGGGACAAACTCTCCCTTCTCCAACTCGAATTTCCTTGATTTATCAAGTACAAACTCCCCCCTCTCCAACTCACTTTTGCTTAATTTATCAGGAACGAACTCCCCCTTCTCCAAGTCTCCTTTCCGCAATTTATCAGGTACAAACTCTCCCTTATCCAACTCTACTTTCCGCAATTTATCAGGGACAAACTCCCCTTTCTCCAATTCCTCCTTGCGGCGCCTGTCAGGCACAAACTCTCCTTTCTCCAGCTCCCTCGTCTTCACCTTCTCCTCCAATTTGCGTCCTCTCTCAGAGATGGAATCCCCCTTCCGCACGGCTTCCTCCTCTCTCTCggccttcttcatcttcttgtcGGACTTGAACGCGAACGCTCCGTTTGCTCCGCATAACGCCTCAGGAACCATTGGAAGCTGCGAAGGCGCGCACGCAACTCCCCCATCGCCCATGGACCTCACGCCGGAACCCTAGTTCGGATCCAAACCAAGGTCAGAATTCCTACCTCACCGCTGCTCCAGGGCTATCGATGCTCATACTTTATCCTTCGATTCCTGGACCAATCACCGCTCCGcggatcaaaaccctaattcagagATTTTCAGACACGAGAACCGAAATCAATTaatgacaacaaaacaaaaatggatTTCCCAATTCCAATCGAACAACACTCACAACCCGATAACTGAAACCCTAGAATTGGGATTCGGTGAATGGCTCCTTACCTAAAGGAGGATCCCGAACCAAGAAACACCGATCAAGAGATCTACAGAGTGGATGCGACAGCGCCGAGGAATTTGCGTATGAACTCCTTCTCCGGCGAGCTCTGCCCTCGCTCTCCTTCGCCGTTATCTTCCTTTCTTTCGCTCGCGcgctcgctctctctctctctctctctcgctctcgctCGGCGAGACGACGAagtcttattatttttatttcgttttactctctctctctgtgtcttATTATTCCCTTCAATGCCCCTCGATTGGGTTATATGGTTCAGGGCCAAGGCACCGCTAGCGGTCGGCTGGTTGAAATCGTAATTTCCAACGAACAAAGAGGGCTAATCTTGGGAAATCATCTTCATTATAGCGAATTCTATAAGGACCAAGAAAAGGGACCTGCGTTGGTTTGCCTACATAGGTGGGACCCGCGTCCCTTTGCGTAGATCTCTGACTGGATTGGATGGATGGCGGATCAGCTGATTCTAACCAAACAGCAAATCGAAATTTGATACGTGGCCCAGTTTTATTGGTTCCTAAATTTTTAAtagttatattttgaatttcgcTCTTGAAGTTGAAGGTGCCTTGTGTTCGGGGAAACGCACGATCAAGCCAGACCCGATCCGGCCACTTACTGATAATGCCTTTGTTATTGCCCAAAAATTACCATTATAGACTTCAATCTGAGAGCTTGAAAAGGcttatcaaatcaattttgtttattttaaaataaagataaactcATAGATTGTGATACTGCTAAAATGCTCTAATAAAAGAGatgccaaaatatataaatattaaatacaagTGTGTCTTATCCTCATTCACAGGTAGATCCTGTTTGGTATACCTCATAAGACAtccaaattgtttttaataaacagTAACCAAACAGggtcattttggtaatttaacTTGTGTCCAAGAAGATCTCCTCCGTTCCTTTATCAGAGGTCCATCAACCTCAGCATCTCCCCTTCCCGTCCCCTCGTCGCTCTCGCGTCGCGaggagagagatttttttttttttcttttttttattagaaagaaAAGGAATTTGATTGCCCAAAAATTTCCCGATGTCGAAGAAGAAGAACGCTGGATCGACGATGACCCTCAAGGATTTCCATGGCGGATCGATCCCCTCCGACCTCCCTCTGCCCTCGGCTCCCGGCGTgtactttttttctcttctggAAGTGCAGCTTTGATTTTCCCCTGTTActcaaaccctaattttttttttctctttgttatgcaGCTCGGTGAGGCCTGCGGAGAGAAACGGTGGCTGGGGAGGAGCGGTGAGACCGGAGTACCACCGTCAGCGGCCGGGATCAGCCGGAGGCGTTGGGGCTGCGGCGGTGGCACGCGGGATCGATGATCGCGGCCCGTTCATTTCCCATCCTTCCCACATCGGGCGCCACTTCGATGAGGACGAGCGCAAGCCCTTCGAGGCCAACGCTGTTCCTCGGCGCCCTGCTGCTGATGCCGTTTCCCTCCGATCCGAGCAAATCCGCCCTGTTTCCCACTTCCACCAAAGCGTCCCCGTTTCTCATCCTTCTCAGAACGCTATCGCTCCTCACATCCCCTCTTCTGGTTCGGCTATGAATGCTTGGGGTTTGAAGAAGGAGACGGGCGTGGATCAAACGGTTGGAATCCACTCGACTGCTGCGGTCGCTGCGTCTAGATTCGCGCAGGCGAGTGCGATCGAGAAGATCTCTTCTGGCCGGTGGCAGTCAAAGCCGCCTGATGTGGAGGTCATTCAAGTCCAGGAAACTGACGCTCTCGAACGGAGATTCGGAGAGAGTGTTCGAGTAGCTGATGTTGGGGAGAAGgacaaggagaaggagaaggagaaggagatgaataCTATGGTAGAATTTGGGGCTAGAGAGCATGAGAAAGCCAGATCTTTAGCATTCGCAGAGATCTCAGGTCCCAACAGTGGTGGAAGTCGGCCGAGATCTAACGAGGGAAGATTCGGTGTGCCACAGGGCCTTCAGGAGGTGCCTGAGCGTCCAAAGCTGAAGCTCCTACCGAGAACGAAGCCAATGGAACCCTCCGAGGCTCGAGTTCTGGAAGACAAGCAGGTATTAGTTTATCCCTGACCATGAAAAACATGATCTTGATGAGATCTTGATTTGCAATGAATCTTTCGCTATTAATTTGGTTATGTTGCTGCAAATCTTGTGGATTTCTTGTTTTGCAATGCTGAATTATGTGAATTTAGTTTGCCAAGGTGCAGAGCTATCAGCCAGCAGTGGAAGCTGGACATACTGCAAATGCTTATGGAATCCATGGAAGCATGAATCAGCCCAAACCAGGCTCCGCAGGGTCTGATGGGGGGAGCCAGCCAGTTGAACGACCAAGATTGAATCTGAAGCCACGATCACAACCTCTTGAGCAGTCAGCTGAAAGCATTGAATGGGACAGGTTAGAAATTTAGCCATATTTATGTTTGCAATCAATTTGCAATTATTGTCCCTTTCTATTATTATTGA includes the following:
- the LOC120266964 gene encoding uncharacterized protein LOC120266964 isoform X1; translation: MSKKKNAGSTMTLKDFHGGSIPSDLPLPSAPGVSVRPAERNGGWGGAVRPEYHRQRPGSAGGVGAAAVARGIDDRGPFISHPSHIGRHFDEDERKPFEANAVPRRPAADAVSLRSEQIRPVSHFHQSVPVSHPSQNAIAPHIPSSGSAMNAWGLKKETGVDQTVGIHSTAAVAASRFAQASAIEKISSGRWQSKPPDVEVIQVQETDALERRFGESVRVADVGEKDKEKEKEKEMNTMVEFGAREHEKARSLAFAEISGPNSGGSRPRSNEGRFGVPQGLQEVPERPKLKLLPRTKPMEPSEARVLEDKQFAKVQSYQPAVEAGHTANAYGIHGSMNQPKPGSAGSDGGSQPVERPRLNLKPRSQPLEQSAESIEWDRKSVFGGARPRELVLKERGIDTVAVDNQDLLPVSNRPKQDSPKSGLKLESATPTSRVAEKADTLHHDARSGKSLERKDYRANIDKAEVHRNSLKNDNWRNTKETEKPREQPRQEPETWRKPVEEPKPEVPGQRFGKVASALELAQAFSRSVSDAKLDNRIGNQRSQPGRTQVPFSRLTDAREFYSGQAKRQINGY
- the LOC120266964 gene encoding uncharacterized protein LOC120266964 isoform X2, translating into MSKKKNAGSTMTLKDFHGGSIPSDLPLPSAPGVSVRPAERNGGWGGAVRPEYHRQRPGSAGGVGAAAVARGIDDRGPFISHPSHIGRHFDEDERKPFEANAVPRRPAADAVSLRSEQIRPVSHFHQSVPVSHPSQNAIAPHIPSSGSAMNAWGLKKETGVDQTVGIHSTAAVAASRFAQASAIEKISSGRWQSKPPDVEVIQVQETDALERRFGESVRVADVGEKDKEKEKEKEMNTMVEFGAREHEKARSLAFAEISGPNSGGSRPRSNEGRFGVPQGLQEVPERPKLKLLPRTKPMEPSEARVLEDKQSYQPAVEAGHTANAYGIHGSMNQPKPGSAGSDGGSQPVERPRLNLKPRSQPLEQSAESIEWDRKSVFGGARPRELVLKERGIDTVAVDNQDLLPVSNRPKQDSPKSGLKLESATPTSRVAEKADTLHHDARSGKSLERKDYRANIDKAEVHRNSLKNDNWRNTKETEKPREQPRQEPETWRKPVEEPKPEVPGQRFGKVASALELAQAFSRSVSDAKLDNRIGNQRSQPGRTQVPFSRLTDAREFYSGQAKRQINGY